The genome window AGGCATTCCTGAGCTATCCAAAGAAGCAGCTGGCATTTTCATCTGGAGTTTGGGTCAAAATGTTGACTGTTACAAGCACTGGGTATGCTactttaatattattattgttcaCTTTCATGCACATCAATTCGTTACTCTGTCATTCTCGTTTTGCTGTTAGCTATTTTGGTTATTTTGCTGTACTCTGTTCGTAAACAGGATAAGGTGTACGAGGAAAATCTTGAAGCTAGTGTTGCTGTTTTGAAGAAACTTTCTGAGGAATGGAAGGAGCTCTCTGGAAACCTGTTTCCTTTGGATCCTCTCAGGGAAACTATCAAGAATTTTTCACACGAGGTTCTTCACTTCTGTTTAATATTTTACCTTTCGCATACTTTTATATCTTGTCAACATGCTTTATGGTTAAGAGTATCAATCTAAAAGAGCATATTGCAATTGAGCAAGTATCATGTCAAATTTATTAATGAAGTAAAAGTAATTGAGCTTTTTGCTAATGCTGCACGTTTGCATGTAGAATGAGAAAGCTATGGCTAGTAGACCTGAGGCTTCTCGACAAGCCATCATCAGGGAAGCTGACAAGTACTGTAAGGTGTTACTGGGCAAATTATCTCATGGCCATGGGTGCATGAAAAGCATGGCATTTGCCGTGATTGCATTGGCTGTCGGAGTTGCCTTCTTCCCCCCAAATATGGAGAATTGGGATATGCAGAAACTGACAGTAATTTTGAGCTCACAGTGATCTTTCTGAAGAGGAAGTTTCAACGATAATTGCAATAGTTGGTGCAAAGTACCACGTTGATCTCCCAGTACGTGTCTTTCTCCATTTTGTAATACGACCAAGAGGAAATTTGTAGAattctttttaactttttaaaacATTGGGTGGAGTTAACTAATACACAGCCCAGTAACAACACCACAGCGGCCATCATATTCCTTGAAAAGGAAGGAAATTTCTGTTAGAGAATAAAGATAAGGAAAGCCATTTGAGGTCTAATTCTTGCTTCATAAAGTTTATCACTGTATAATCAACTTAGTCCTTGGATGTTTTCACTTTTGAGATATAGGAACTTCTCTGTTTTTCGATCTACTACTTCAACAAACCCAAGTGGAGATACTTCACTTAGGTAGAGGGCCTTGATACTTGCCCCTTCTAAACATAATGTTTATGGTTTCAGAATGTCTTGTCATTATGAACATCGACATTGTATGGAAAAGAGAGAGTGACGAATTGGATACTATTATGATACAAGCAAGAGCATAATTCCCGAAAAAATTCCATAATTTCATAAAGGATAATGTTAGAGACGTTTAAAATTTGATTCCTAAAAAtcctccaaatctatgtggcattaaaataaccattgattaaaaacacatatgtaagGCTCACTTTACattcaacactccatattaaatgagGGTTTTTTTGGGTCTTAAGCATTatccattcataaaacaatcTTAGGAACTGAAATAGTTGAGAAAAATGATTAACTCACTAGCACAATTAGGAAGAACCAGAAAGCAACAATTTCCCCTTGAATCAAAATTGTTATCAGATCTTCCGGATTATTTGCTCTGGTAAACAGCCTAAGCTGGTTGCTCAGCCTAATGAAGCCACTTTATTCACATTTATTGCAAAAATAATggttaaaaattaatatataacatGTATTCAAACCAAAACAAAGTTTGTTAATTTCTCGCGGCGCCCAAAAGTGCCCCAAATTGAATACCCAATCTGGAAATCCTCTTTACATCAAAACAGTCGGTTTGATTTTGGCTGATAAATGTAAGTTTCTGCCATGAGAAAGAAGTGAATTATCAACAATACTTGTATATAAAAATGGGAGAGCTAGCAATACGTATATGTAACCACCTATCCCGGGGGTTTGCAAAACTtcaaaattaaccaaaaactaccaaaatcaagaaaaatctCCACGAACAataaataagacaaaaaaacaacataCGGAAGCTCAACGATAACAATTTAGCAAACTCTACCCATAACCCCTAGATATCAATATCCATGGCATATCGCGCTACGCCGCCAGATCCTGGCCATGCTCATCGAACTCACTTGAAGGTGGGGAATCGTAAGAAATGCTGAGCTACAAAGCTCATCAGGATAATTACCCGACAAAAATCTAGATACCTATGCAACATATATCCTAATGAACAGCAAGCAAATGAAGTATGAATATCTAGTAGTAGAGGAatgggaggggctccaattTCTAGCTTCAATTTTGGCTCCAACTCTCcctcaaaaatcatgttaaatcatgaaatttttttttttgaaaaatgacatGTTAAAATTTaggagttagaaattagtgtttatggtttagaatttagggtttatgacttaatttttagtatttagggtttaagatttaggatttagaattttgttttcaaaatctactatattttaacattatgaacaacaaaacacttaatcacatattttaattcatgatatgACATAGTTTTGGGGATAATTGGAGTCAGGAATTGGAGCCCCTATCCCATGCATAGAACAAGTCCACAGATATAACGATGTTGTGCTAAAACCAAACCCACAAACTATGCACACAAAAGGCCCCTATCCAAGATATTGCACCAACAAAGTTCACAAACCAAACAAGAAGTCCATAAACAAGCATATCAATGTAAGTTAAGCAAATGGCTTCCAAAAAATTAACTTACCTCCAAGTTGGGACCACAATAGGTCCCCAAGTGTCATTATGCTCTAGTGCTAGACCTCGGAAGACTTATGGACCATTGTCCCTATAAGACCCTAGATTTTGGAGGGGTCTAGTTGAACTAATCTCTAAAATTTGGAGATATTGAAAACATGGAAATAAGGGCGCGGATATCATGGAATAAAATTGATGAGGGTTAGAAGATGACTGATTGAAACTTTGGGgttaaaaatagaaataaatttttttgaaaagatataaaacaaaacccTAGTCTCTTTCTCGGAATCtatgtaaaaaaatatttttcttctctccctCTCATCCATTTCTACAAATCCTAAAGCCCATAGCCACCTTCACAAGAAGCTCGAAGGCGACCCTACATTGCAGAGTGCTCACTGGAGATCGCAGGGACCGCACCAACACTACCAGAGTCAAGGGAACGTGGAGATGTAGTTTGATTTCGCACtgctatcgaggtaggggttctCACATTCTTGGCCTCTAGTTATCGTTACTTGTTTTGTCTTATCATTTCGTGATCTCTATTCGTCGATTCGTAGTAGTGCACTCGTGCTAAAATAATCCTTTCGGCATATAGTTAGGAGTGCATTGATTTGGAAATCGGATCGTagtaaattttcaaataaaaagtgTTTAGGTTTAATTAGAATTCTTCGTAGAGTCttgcataaattttttgaaaataaatatatctcTAAACTAGTTTTGAATCATTTTAGGTGCATGGGTAATTTGTTGAAAATTTATGCATCACATTATTGGATTGATTGAGACTTGTTGTTGGTGATGTTGGTTGGCCTAGTGGGCCATGTTGATGTTGATTGGCCTTATGAGTCGTTGTTATGGTTGGATGAATAGTGGGCCCCGTTATTGCTGTTGGATGGCCTAGTGGGCCCTGTTATTGTTGAATAGCCTAGTGGGAATTGTTATTGCTATATGGTCTTGTGGGCATTTGTTGTTCCCAGATGCCCTAGTCGGCCTTGTTATTGAATAGCCTGGTGGGCTTTGTTGCAATTGTTGGCCTAGTGGGCATTGTTGTGGTGGATGTCAGATGAACTTACTATAAATGTATGTATGtaggtatatgtatatgtgtattggTGGTGGTTTGAATGGGTGACTTAAATGATGGTAATGCATATATGACATGtctattttcataattttaattccaaacaaaattaatttaatttcaatttcttactttcttccTTCACATCACGATCtagggtttttcttttgtttcacaCTTCACTTTCATCGCGAGTTCAACAGTTCCATCACGAGTTCTACTAGTGGCACCTCAATCGTCGGTGGCCACAATAATAGTGACATTGACATCACCGTCGTCTACGATCTATGACATTACAAGTGCGAATCGTAAGTTAATGGTTGCTTACTTGCTATTTTTGTGAGCAAACTATGACTCGTAACAAAtggttgtttctttttttatgtatGTGGGATTCGAAACTCCAGAGGTAGCTTTTGTGTGTGTGATTGTTGCTTTGTTTAGGACAGATTGTTACTCCTTGAATCTCTAGTAGTATAAAGCAGAGGTATCTTATTTGGTCTTCTTTGTAGGATTATTTGCTTATTTGTCATGAACTATTTGATATTTGAAACTTTGTTGATTTGCTTATTTGAAACTAATTATTTGGAACTATTTGATATTTCACctcttatggtttttttttgagttatgtaTAACTCTATATTCATATATTGGTAATATATAAGATATTATATACTTATGTAGTATATAGTTATATGttcataatttcatatatatatatatatatatatatatataaatttattacatatTAAAAAACCAGCGGTTGAACCTTGAAAACAATGAACATCCGATCTACACGGTATGGCTTTAAAAACTATGGCACCGACCATTGTTCTTCTTGAGATGAAGATTTACATCTACAAGTATCCTTGCTATGGTGTTGTTATCTTTGTCAAATCCATCGAACAAATTCTCGATAATGTATAACCATATTCTCTCAAGATAATTTTCATTTCAAGAATAGCATCTTCATGTCCTAAATATTTCATCTCGAACTTACTTCCTAAGAATTTCTTAGTTGATTTTATGACACTAATATCACTACCAATGATAATCATATCGTTTACATACGAGCAAACAATAACATAGTTTGATGAAGTATTCTTTACGTAAACATATTTATCAAATTCATTAATATGAAATCTATTTGAAATCATCACAttgtcaaatttctcatgccattaTTATGGAGCCCTTTTGACTCGAAGCCTCCTCATACTTGTCTAGTACATCATGGATATGGCCCTATTCCACTTGGGAGGCACGAAAAAATAAGGCAGTAATCCGCAAAGAAAAAGGGAGATACTCGGATTTGACCACCCCTAAAAGGAACATATTCCAAAAGACCTGTAACCTGTAACCTGTAATTGAATAAGGCGAACACTTAGAGCCTCCATACAAATGACAAATAGTAGCAGAGAGAGAGGGTCGCCTTGATGCAAATCCCTTGTAGGCTTAAACCATTCACCTGAAGTGCCATTCACCATCATCGCATATTAGACGATACGAATGCACTTAGAAATCTAGTGGACCCAAATTGTGCTAAACCCCATAGTAGTCAAGACTATTTTTCAGAAAACACCATTCCACTATATCATATGCTTTTCTCATATCCAATTTGATAGCATGTAGTCCTTGTTGCTATGATGTTTAATTGACATAGAGTGGAGAGCTTCAAAAGCAATGATAATATTGTCATTGCGACCATTGATAAACACCAACCGATTCACCCGAATAACACAAGGAAGGGTGCCATTAAGACGACTCGTCATAACCTTCTAAATAATCTTATACGAGACGTTACAAAGACTGATAAGACGATAATTGGTCACTTGAGTTGAGTTGTGATGTTTAGGAATCAGAGTAAGAAAGATACGATTAATCAACAGGTTCAACTAGCCATTTCCAAAGAAAGGTTGAACCACAACCACAATATCGTCACCCAAAACATCCCAATTCTATTTATAAAAATCCACAGAAAGGCCATCCGGTCCTGGAGATATATCAAAACCCATAGTAGAAACCACCCGAAAGCCTTCATCTTTTGAGCAAAATCAGTAAAAGTTCTTCATTCATAAAGTCATTGACAACATACTGCATCCTATCAAAGAAAGTAACCGAAGAGGAGGAGCACACAATAGGCCGATAAAGTGAGGAAAATAAAAGCACCCCAAATCTCTTGAGCAGATAAATGAAGACAACCTTGAGAATCTAGGATATGGACAATCTTACTCGATCTTATCCTTTGAAGGATACAATCATGGAAATATTTTGAAATACTATTTCTTTCACGCAACCATCTTAGCTCATAAATCATCTGGAGCATTTTGAACTCTCCTCAACTCACTCTGTTTAGTAGCGTTTTCCACCAACAAAGCGTTCCCCAATCATTTTGCAAACTATTACACAAGAAGGCATCATCTCTATTATTTTTAACAAACCATTTTTGAATCACTCTTTTACATGAAACAAGCGGCAATGAACTTGGGACAAAGAAGAACCAGATATGGCATTACTAGAACCTTTAGACCATTGGCGATGAATGAGCCTCCAGTTGAGCTCCCCACCAATTCACATATCAAAATTGAGGACGAGAGTAAGAATGTCTTCTACTCGACACAAAGCAAGATAAAAGTATACATTAATGATTCGAGGATGAAGTGTCGATATTCTGAactacaaagaatcaaaatgtaATCCATGAAGAGTTGGTCGTAACTCTATCCAACCGCTCTTTGATAAAATCATGATGCCGACCCCGTTTATTACTTCAAGCAAACTTCGGATCCTGGTACTCAAGATGTAACAAACCTGCGTAAGCCAAAGCCGAATTAAAATCCCTTGTTTGCTTGCCCACCTTACAACTGCCACCCACTTTCTTATCAAGACTAGATATAGCAATACAATCGCTAGCGCATTTAGTCAAAGGAATAAGTTTTCGAAGGAGATGCCAAGACTGACTCCAAAGAGAAGCATTCTGTTGACCATAAAAATCGGGGAATAGCCAAGTCACACTCCCAGAATTATCGTCAATAGTAACACTAAAATGAGAAAGGAATCCCAAACAAAGTCGAAGATGCTGAGACAGACTTAAAGACTTTATTTCACATAGAAAATAAAGGTTGGGTGACTTGGATCTCACCAAATGGTGTAATTCCTGAATTGTCGATGGGTTCCAAAGCCCCcgataaattcaaaataaatatttcataatgcTGGGCAAAACTGGCACCCAGTCTCTGCCTCGATATCATGAAAGAGGATatcaccttgttctccaaattttccttttttcactGTCTCAAACATCACCTCAACATCGAAACTTCGCTTACCAGCcgagtgtaccattgtactagAAGCATACTTCTCTTCAGCCCTCATTTTCCACCTTTTGTTTTCCTTGGGACTCGCCACCTCAACTAAATTAGAACCACCAAGATTTGACTCGTCAACATCCATTAAATATGGTGAAGTTAAATATAGCCTCCTCAATTAACACCACAACATTAATGTTCGTTGTATCTTGTACGTCACCAAGAGGAAGTACATTCACCGAACCTAAAACTGGTCAGTGGACTGACTTGCCCCTTCATCTTCTACCGAACACAACTCTCTATGAGCCATCATACCCGCCGACAAATCCACAAAGCGCTCAGGGTCCGAATGCACATTTGTCGATTGTTAACAGCCAAACCCAACAAGTTTCCTATTCAACATACTGCTTTTAATCACACCCCATATTCTGTATTGGTAATTGCTAAATGCACAttcatttttgttaaatacacaCAAACTGATTTGACAGGCAAGAATGATTAGACAacaacacaatatatatatgtacatataaatCTGTAGCATTAAAGATAAGTGATTAGACATAAAGTACGGCTCTGTGAACTAAAGTTTATAATCAACTAATTACCCCACACTGCCACACAGCCTCaaatatatctatctatatatatatatatatatatataataataaagtaaaaaaggCGAGCAATTGTAATGAAAATGCAAAACAAGGATCATCCAGCTATGAATGGAGAGTCTCTATAAAATCATTACTAGTGCAAATCCAAATCCCTCCCTTCATGCAGATTCTATGACAGTCCAATATGGCTTGGTAATTACCCCACACAGCCACACAGCCTCAAATATGTCTTTTTAgtgtttatgcatcatattcatTGGATTTCAGAGTCTTTGTAACCTTGTTGCTTGGTCATGGTAGGTAGATTGGATATAATATACTAAATATAGAGCTTGTCATTTGTTTgctatttattataagtataaaatgatttaaaataattaaatatgatatatttttctatatttgaattttgtgaATGTGAATACAATCATTGGAACACATTTTATAAGACATTTAAATTACTCTATCATccctaaataattaaatattaagtGATAGGTTATAATTATCAACAATTATTATCACTGGAATCCCAATTGCTATGATGTTTATCTTTttcataattataattattaatatgaattttttttagaatattagtttatttattagTTGAGTTTATATAGTCTGTTCAACTTAGGATCACCTAATTAAAACTATTTCTATATGTTAAGttgtaaattaaaatactactaattaacattttttataaatatataagcttaattcataaaaatattacttaacAAAAACAATGGACATGCTTGAACACATTTCTCAATAAAttgacttcaattttattaaaacacaataaaacatATTACATTACAAATCTTCTACCACAATGGTTTCAGGAGGAAACCTAGAACGAGTATGCTGCATGTATGAatcaagttgttccatatatggtaaaacccatgcagctgcgcaCTCATACATGAAGTAATTCCACTGAGGCATAATGGTAGGATCGGGTAACCCCCAACTAAGGAAACCTGGAcatagtgattattattaacgtgTCCGATAGCTATCGCAACATGTTGATACTGCGGTGGAGGAGTTGATCGCAATGGTAAATATGTGAAGCTCTGTGCAAAACTAAGAACATGTAATATGACATTATACctcgaagcaatcaagagacccatGTTTGGCATTGTCTTCCAGTGCTGAATTGGTGCTGCTCTATCTAATTCAAAGAAGTTGAGTGAGTTGTGAACGCCCAATGCATGCTCTTCACTACCAAACATTGCAACATATTCATGCTAGAATGTGCCCAACTCCCCTATCAAATCACGACGGACAGTATCCCATGCATGTTCCCCTAAACCAAGACAAGCAGCTATCGCtcgaaagccgcaatttccatcaggtATTACATCTTGCACGGACCCAATGTAAGGATGCAATATTGACGGAAACTGACGAACATAAATATGTTCATGCGTAACGTTACTCAATCTGGAACTCCTTTGTGTAGGGAGTGGTGAAGTACTGTAGAGGGATGAGCAACTGTGTCTCCCTGGTTGCTGGAAATGATGAAATTCATGACGTGAATCTGTATGAGTTACTCCACTTGCCTTTTTCTTCGAGGATAGGCGTCCCATTGAAATACTGTGTCTACTTGTTGGTAGGACTGAAGAAAATCTTGTTCTACAGAGTCGGGTGCGATAGGATTACAATGAGTATGCATGTCTGCTTTTTTCTTTGAAGAAGGGCGTCCACGTGTACTTTTTATAACAACCGGATCTTGTACTGTGGTAGTTGAGGGTTTAATTATCTCCCTGATCTTTCGTAGTAGACTGAACTTTCCTGGTCGTGAATGACGCTTGAATTGTTCTGCAAACATTTATAACTCAATAGTACAATCGATATCATCGTCTCTAAGAGAAGCACATGGCGATAGGTCAAGTTTCTTCCAGAATGCATTGATGGAAGCAAGTGGTATCGGTTGACTATCGTTAATGTATATTGAAAGCTCGTGCGCACACGGTAATCTGTAGATTGTACGAAGTTTACATCCACAGGCGTACGAATCTTCTCCGACGAATTTAGATTGATCAGATTCTTGGAAAATCAGATCCAACGCATCAATCGAAACAAAACCACGTAGTTCCCTGAACTGAACTGTGTTGAACCAATGTTGGACGATATGTCTACTTTTCTCCAAACTAGCCTTGATTGATGTGAACTGAGCTTGGACAAGCTGATGAATTAAAGATACTACAAACTCAATGTCTGACTGTGATGATCCAAGGTATTTCTTTAACTTTGCATGCTGACTCTCGACCCTATTAGTGGTCAAGTTCCTGAAATGCAAATACGTATTTGTCCAAGCGGagacaaacatctccttatacggtgtcaaccatacatctttaatgGAACTAAGCACAACTGCATAGTTTTATAGGATTACCTCTAGGTGCGACAAATTATACACGTAGGCAATCTCATTTTTAGATTCCACCAACGTATTCCAGGAGGAGTAGAATGCATCCCATGATTCTTTGTTTTGAAATGATCTTTTACAGTTCGCCAAAACACTCCTATATATGTGCCATCGACAAAGTAGCTTCTTTGCATTAGGAAATACCAAGCGACATGATTTCATCAGCGCCAACTCTCTATCGGTGACAATAACTTTTGGGGCAATGCTTTCCTCAATTATTGACTGCAAACACCTTAAAGCCCATGTATAATTATCCTCCTTCTCGGAATTCAAGAGAACAAATCCTATGCAATACGTCATATTTGTTGGAGTCACTCCGACAATCTCAAGAAGAGGCATCCTGAACCTGTTTGTTTTGTGTGTTGCGTCCATTAATAAAACATGTGGGAATGCACGTAGTAGTTCTAATGAGCCTGGATGAGCAAAGAATAAATCCTGGAGCTCGTTGGTTACATCGTTGGTTCGATGATAGAAAATGTACCTGTGCTCCTGTAGGAAGGACATTAGAGACTGGATGTGGGATTTACCGGCTTTTTCAGAAGTCCGAAACTTCTGTCGTGCAttgtatattgttttaataGTGGACGCATTGTTCAGATCTCGTTTCTTTAACGAAGCCAAGATGTCTCGTGGCTTGACATAATTGCTAGACATATCTACCATTATCTCAACTTCAGATTCAGAAAGGCGACCGACGTATGGATGCCCCTCCATATATGATACAGGGGCATGGTTGTGCATTCCACATAGCACTTTTACCATCCAATAATTAGCTTCACGTAGTTTCAACCCTTTAAGTATGAAAGGACAATCAATCTTTTTCGTGCCTGTGAGCTTCGTGGATGTTTTCTTCCTTCTGTACGTACCACCGCGATCGCATTGCAACAATAATGATGAGCTCGATGAGCTCCTTGTAACGATGATGAATCCCAAATTAAGCCATGTTTCTTGCACCCAATCAATCAACGATTGACGTGAATCGAACACCTGAAAATAATTTCTAAATGTTATAAATTGAAACAAGTTTGCTGAAGATGTTCAAAATAGAAGACATATTATTTCCCTAATTGTTATACCGTCTCGGTTAAAAATGGATTTGTAACATCAACTTCAATTTTCTCTTCACAATCATCcgcaaattcttcttcttttttcatatcGTTTCTGATAGTATAATCCTGTCAACAATAAATTTCACTTAAGTATCTGTAAGTAATCCAAATATTTTGTGCAACAAATAAGAAATGTCTTCAGTATCTATATTTACCTGATCACTAGAACTACTACTTGACAATCGTAGATCTTCAGCCCAAGCTCTCATTTCATCCAAATAGTCCATATCCGCAAGAATAAAATTTGAGTCTGGAGGTCGGTTGGGTTTAGTGTATGGAAGATGTTACCACCCTACAACACCCATTTAAAAATGGTTACCAAACTTAATCAAAAACtaactaaatattttttttgttattctttaAACCAAGCAAGCTAGGGATTGTGCACTCTGCTCGTCCTTTCGAACAGGGCGGTGCTTGAGAATCCACTGCTATTGAACAATGAAGACTTAATTATATGTTgcttagaataaaaaaaatagaagttgCCTATCTAGTGTGCCATATTAACTTCGTGGTAACGTCAAAAACCTTGGAAATGTAGGTCCAGCCGagactatgttttttttttttaaaaggcccacaggccacacataCGCTAAGCTAtgtccgaggggcatgaaggccaccacagcggatgaaaaactacccaaatcccaaaccccctggtgagaatagaaccctggacctcaaggtcctgggcagataaccagaccaaccaggctatctcccattctcaagTGAAGTTGCCTCAATAGAAATGTTTTCCCCGGGATCAAaagatataaaatttaaaaaaaaaaaaaacatacgtACGCAGATGGCTCGACTCACATGGGCTCGTCCCTTTGCCTCATATCATTAATTTATAGCCCATTTGCTAGTATCTCTTCAACTCTTCTTCATCTGTCagtccttcttttttatttataagtCTGTCAAGAGTGTGAGAGAGATCTTGTTGTGAATGgctattaataataaaaatgggTTGTCAAAGAAGTTGAAATGGAGATCAAGAAGAGGGAGGAGAGGGCTTCGTCGTCGGGGAATGGCGATGAGaatgaaaataaagaaattgcaGATGCTTATTCCGGGTGGGCATGGACTTGAGGCCGACACACTCTATCTCATTTATTAAGCTTATTTCACTGTTCCTAGCCATTTGATTGCATGAACCGCTCGGTGATATGAGTAGGTCAATGCACCTGTCATTTCTTTAAGTGGCGGACAAGCAGCGGCATTTTAGGTGTGCTTACACGTGGCAGAAGTTTTATTCACAGAACTTAAATCATGATTGATATAATATTCTTTCACGTGTTCCATGTCAGTGTTGGCCATGCCATTTTCATCAAATGAttgagaaaattgaaatatagTAAGTAAAGGACGACATTTCTTAATTAACCCCACACAATCCATGCCAACCAATGAACCAACCAACCATTCAGGGTGtataataccaaaaaaataaataaattaaacctAACCACCTTAATGAAAACATGGAAATTAATTAGCCTCTATATGTTAAGTTGTAAATAAAAATactactaattaacattttttataaatatataagcttaattcataaaaatattacttaacAAAAACAATGGACATGCTTGAATACATTTCTCAATAAAttgacttcaattttattaaaacaCAATAGCACATAATACATTACTAATCTTCTACTACAATGGTTTCAGGAGGAAGCCTAAAACGAGTATGCTACATGTATGCATCATGTTGTTTCATATACGATAAAACTCATTCAACTTCGTATTCATACCTGAAGTAATTCCACTAAGATATAATGATAGACATCGGATAATCCCTAACTAATGAAATATGTGAAGCTCTATACAAAATTAAGAACATGTAGTATGATGGGATCAAGAtctgaaagaaacaaaaaaaaaaatagagtctACACTCTACAGaccagtgagagagagagataataataaaaaaaattaatcggAGGAGATATTAAAGGTTTTGATCGGGTCAAGATACGGTCAACgcagtaaaaaaaaacacaaacacaccaCACAAGGGTATTTTGGACATTCTAAAAAGATGCTTTTCTACTTTCCAGgtgaattaaaaattaaaaataaatttagaatTAATGACTGTGTTGAGGTCATTTCAATATGATTGTCAACCAATATTACTGTCACAAATTTCAAATAAACAATATTAATGTCACAAATTTCAAGTCATATGTGATGTCAAATCatgtgtgtatttagtaaaaaaaatgtGTATTTA of Tripterygium wilfordii isolate XIE 37 chromosome 13, ASM1340144v1, whole genome shotgun sequence contains these proteins:
- the LOC120012473 gene encoding PKS-NRPS hybrid synthetase CHGG_01239-like, which encodes MDYLDEMRAWAEDLRLSSSSSSDQDYTIRNDMKKEEEFADDCEEKIEVDVTNPFLTETVFDSRQSLIDWVQETWLNLGFIIVTRSSSSSSLLLQCDRGGTYRRKKTSTKLTGTKKIDCPFILKGLKLREANYWMVKVLCGMHNHAPVSYMEGHPYVGRLSESEVEIMVDMSSNYVKPRDILASLKKRDLNNASTIKTIYNARQKFRTSEKAGKSHIQSLMSFLQEHRYIFYHRTNDVTNELQDLFFAHPGSLELLRAFPHVLLMDATHKTNRFRMPLLEIVGVTPTNMTYCIGFVLLNSEKEDNYTWALRCLQSIIEESIAPKVIVTDRELALMKSCRLVFPNAKKLLCRWHIYRSVLANCKRSFQNKESWDAFYSSWNTLVESKNEIAYVYNLSHLEEMFVSAWTNTYLHFRNLTTNRVESQHAKLKKYLGSSQSDIEFVVSLIHQLVQAQFTSIKASLEKSRHIVQHWFNTVQFRELRGFVSIDALDLIFQESDQSKFVGEDSYACGCKLRTIYRLPCAHELSIYINDSQPIPLASINAFWKKLDLSPCASLRDDDIDCTIEL